The sequence below is a genomic window from Salvia splendens isolate huo1 unplaced genomic scaffold, SspV2 ctg694, whole genome shotgun sequence.
TACAAACAATGTAAAGCTCGAGAAACAAGGATGGTTCGATCAAACTAAATCGATAGTTTCTGTAACTCGGTTTCAAGACTAAGCATTAGCATCCTCAACTAAACTGGAAAGAAGGAATTGAGAAGATGGAAAGAATGTGAAGAAGTAGAGACTTGTCATGGTGTACCTTTAATGACTTGACAGTGATCATAACTTTTTCAGTTTTTGGCCTCTCAAACCATTCCAAAATGCGGCAGCATTTACGACTTTCTTACCAGGCAATTGAACCTCCAACACCTACAAGTGGTTACACAAGATTATCGAAACAAAATTTGCAGCACAACATGACCATGAATGTCGACTCATTATCTTGTCATGAAAAGACTGGAATATAGTGCAGGAATACGTAATTAAAGCGATTGCAGAACTATCaatcttcaatttttgttttaCAAAAAAAACTCACTGATAGTCGTAGGCAAGGAAGCATAGTAAAATAATTAGCGTTCACAATCAACCATCAACTTTAATTGCGTCCCAATATGTAACCGTACCCCATAGATGGCTAACTACAGCAGATAGAAGAACATGACAGCATATTACTATGGCTGTAAAGTtttgaatcaaaatattatgACAGCTCACCTCAAGTGCTGTTCCATCACCACATGGGAATATCAATGAGCCTTTTACAAAGATGATATCATCTTTTTCACCATTCCGAATCTCATTATTGTCATGAACTCTTGTAGTTATGATCTTAAGGTCTATGGTGTTcggtttatcattttttggATCAATCACCAAAACTTTGGCTCGAGTTCCTGGCCAACCTGAAAATGCACGAACCTAAAAACTTACATGCAATAAATCCATGTCTATTAATCAAATTGAGAAACAAAATATACCTTGTTGTGAAGGACTGTAGCTTTTTGATCAAAAGAAAGATATGATTCTTCTTGAGTTATCtgcatgaaaaattaaaatagccATTACGGATTGTGTAAATCACAATAGCATGATATGCTGATAGAATTATTGACATTAAAGAAACATTTCAGGACTAACCAAAACATAGAGTACCTTTGGAGCCAATGTAGCTTTAGATTCATCTTGTGGGGTAGCTTTAGTTTTGGCAGAACCATCGAGTATTGATGGAAGTTCACTGATCAGAAGTTTAGATCCTACATTCAAGTGTGTTGTGCATCCAAATATGAATAGGGAGTTAATACTATATACAACCAACTTCTTGTTGCCGCGTTCTTGTAATAATGAGCAATTGAAGAAAGTAAAATACAGTCTAAAGACTCGTGATTTATATAACCATACGCAGAGCATAAGATCCCAGAGACGGAGGACTATATTATTCACTTACTAATAGAAGATAAAGCATACATGTTGGAATGATTCATCTGACAACTTTACGAAAACAGGAACTGAATAGACAGAGGTGTGACAAGTTAACAAGATCTGTATGAGATACATTTGGGTGGGCGATGCCAGTCAGCTCCACTTTATACTGTAAATAACGAACCTCAAGTAAACGGTCCAGCACAAGAAATGCTAAGCCCATTAATGTGAGATCATTAGCAATGAAATGCATGCAGTGTCATACTTCTAGAAGGGTTCCTATCAAACGATTATGTCATGAATCAGGGAACCTTCACGACATCTAAAACACTAAAAACAAATTTATAACTCAAGTTCGACAAAGCTCCAAAGGTGAGAAGTTTGCGGATACATATAAACAGGAAAagttaatgacaaaaataatgaCAAACCTTGAGAAAACAGAAACTCCAACAGCTCTGGTGCCTGCAAAAATATTTCAGAGAGCTTATATGAAAGCAAATTGAATGGGTACACAGTTCTTTTGGTCAAATATTTGAGAGGACATGCTCTGCATACCTTTATTTTATcatcaatttccattttttcaaaAGCAATAACAGGGCCAGCATCCAGTTGGCGCACCGTGTATGCTAATGAAACCCCAGTTTCTCGCACACCATCCTGTTGGATTTCATTTATTCAGTCATGCCGTTAAGTCAAAATGGGTCTAGCAAGAAAAAGAAGCACTCAGTTTAGACCTGTAAAGCCCTCTGAACAGGTGCTGCTCCACGATATAGAGGAAGCAAGCTAGGGTGTACGTTGACAGTCCCTACAAGATTGCATTCAAATCTGAGACAGCTAGATGTCAGCTTTTGAGACACAATGTATTCACCATAAAAATGCCAATCAAATAAGTTGATCACAACAGAATGGAAAATAATGATGGAAGATAATCTATAGATGGCATGAAAAAAATGGTGTTTCTGCTGAGAGTCTTCACTACAAGTAATATTATAGGGCTCACAAAAAGTCAGGTATGAGTATACATTGAGATATCAAGACCTTGAACATATGCATTAGATGTACACACATTGTAAATTACACCACTGAATCTGAATTTCTATAAGCCTATCTCTTCCTTATGTTTAtgcataaacacaacatttcagtttttttttcttggatggaaaatgaatttaaatttaaaggccTCACCACGGAGGACTCAAACATGAGACCTTTGGTCTCAAGCATTACCTCTCTACCACTTggccaactcacacacacaacaTTCCAGTTAATATTATGAATACAAGTGCAGAAACATAAGTACATAACCATCATATAGAAGAATAACAACCATTAacagagagaatatttggagtCTTCAGACTAACCCATAGACGGAATATTAAGGAATTTGGTGGGCAAGATATTCCCATATGCAGCAGTGATGCAAAGTTCAGGTTCCAAAGCCTTAAAGCTGCTAAGAAATGATTCCTGCAAGGAGGCGctataaatatattaatctgTTCCTTCATAGAGGTAATAGAATTAAAGGTTCTTGTACACATATTTTGAACTTCCAGCAGTATCAACTCGATTATTATATTTGCCAAGTTATTTATCGGAAAAGAATTCTACAAATATATATATCCCATCCATAGTTCTGAGCCAACTAATCAGTGTTACATAAGAGATGCAAGAATCAAAAGAAAAATTCTCTCCTCCAAAGGGATGCACATGGTTCCTTCTCGGAAGGTTTACCCGATAGTTCCTGTTTCCTAACAAAACAATTTTCTTTCTGAGAACTACCTGTTGAAGTGATGATGTGACTTCAGTCTATATCCCCCAATCTCCCTTACGAAGTATAAGTGTACCCAATACCTCATTTTCAATTACAATAAACTCCATGCCCATTAAAATCAGGGTAATAAATTTAGATGAGCATTAGGAGATTTGTTTATTTGGGCCAAAAGTGCAAATGGTTTCTGCAAATATATTAGGGGAACGTGACAGCACACTGCTATTAACTTTTCAAGCAATGATCCACCAAGTTAAAGACTGATAAATCATATCACCAACCTCTCTCAGATGTTAAACTACAGAACACAAGTAGAAAACAGATTCATGTATATAAAAAGGGTCATCAACCAAACTCAACAAAAGTGAACTTGCACAAAAAACGGTGGAAGATATGACAGAATTAGTACATAATTTACCTCACCAGCTTTTATCGGGGTGAAGATCAAATCAGACGGGAAACCTCTGTCGAGAGCATGTTGTGCAACTGGAGAAGGCATCACCTTTCTACCCCTGTCTCTAGCAGATGGTGGCTGGGTGACAATTGCCGTAATCTGAATTATACCAAAATGCAGTCAATAAATGTTAATCATCATAATAAGCTGAATAAATCACAGTGCCAATGCCTTTTACGAGCATTGTTCTCTCAAGTTTGCTGCTTTTTATCACTTATCTCAACTAAAGATGGTAACTTTAGTCCACTTTGCACAAACTGTCAGCGTTAGAACATACTACATTGATATTCCCATCCAAATTACAAGGCTAACCCTATGAAATATTGAACAAcagaaaaataaatagagaCTAGTTTATGCGCAAAGGGAAACAGAAATGCAGAGAATAAAGAGTGTTGAACAGGGAAGCACCTCAAATGAGGAATCTGGTGCGGAGGAGGCAGTGAAAAGGGCATCAAGACCGGAAGCGGAAACCTGGAATGGAGAGTCAGTATGAATTAGTAATGTGTGTTAGTAATTAATTGGGCATTGTCACAGATAGACAGACTTGAGGAGAGCCCAAGTAGACGAGGCGCTTCTTGTGAGAAGAAGTGGCGGGAGAAGAGGCGGCGGTGCCGAGGCAGTAGAATCGGCGAAGCATCACTGAAGACGATAACATTTTGCTGTAACTCTATTTTCAACGCCAATTTGTGTTTCCCGTATCTTATTGCTCTTACCTTTTTTTACTGGAATTTGTTTTTCACAATAAAATGCAGTATGTAATTTCTTCTTAAAAAGCTGTAGAAGcctattcaaatttcaaatccAATTTAGTTCTATAAAAGAGCTCTCGAaatctatctatacatatataaaagccTAAGTTATAagaatttttattttcccactCAGTTTCATGAATTTTTATGAGTATATTGTATAAACCTTTTAGcatttagagtgaactacaaaaatagtccttggactatgggtttatctcaaactagtgttatcacccgtgctatgcacgggacaaatgattttcaaataataaagatatatagcggctaaatatattaaaataaaaagttagagtggagaatatgaatataataagaCAAAGGATAAATTGGAAATATGCTTCCATTTCAGAAAATGTAATAAGACATTAGAAAAATATGTGTTATAGTTGAATAAAGGAATCATATGGTATATAACACTTTATTAGATGTATTATATCCTTACACTATATATTTGGAAAacacaaaagtaaaaaaatactactatataaatttgatcatgataacataatactccctccgtctaggggtgtgcattcgggtttcggttcggttttttatcaaaaccgaaccaaaaccgaaaaaccgaatttagttcaaaatccaaaccgaaccgaacccgaaaaaccgcaaaaccgaaaccgaaaaaccgaaaaccgaacttaaaaaaccgaaaaacccgaacaaaacaaaaaaaaaccgaaaaacccgaaaaaataaatataatattaatatatatatgtgtgtaatttattttattttatatatactaatagaatatttatatataatataaaattaataatacatataataatataatatagtagaatttattaaaataatgtactatatattatatataatataataatattttcttaaatcgcTGCAATCGTCTGCTTAACCGCGCCCCTCATTTACCTCTTCTGCAGTTCAGAATCGAATTCGTGAAGTCGTTCATCTCTAACACGGAGGAGCACAACCAGCGGTCCATCCTCCGTGTGGATCGGAAGGCGATTGCGGTGGTCAAGCTTCAGCTTCCGCGGGACgatgaaaaaatatttaatcgAGTCGTTTTGGGTGAAATTAAATTCTTTTCACATGAACCGGGGCTACTGGTCTACGTCACGGCGTCGAGAGTAGGGCGCTTGGAGATGCATAGGCTGGTGGGAGGGAATCGGAAGGGGCCGATGTCCTGAGTGATTCAAGGAAGCGGTAGATCTAAATCGTGAATGGCGAAGTGGTGCTGAAATAAGGTCTCTATCAGCCACGAATATCTAAGGATAGAGATTCCAGCTACGGAGACAGAAAGGAAAGGGTTTAAGTTCAGCCCCATAGATGCAAGCTACATGTTGCCTTATCATTCCAAGGTGGAGGCTTTGGCAGTAAAATTAATTCAGAAAGATTGAGAACTTATTCAAGAGAAATTTTGGAGTGAAAAAGCTTGTAAAATTTCAGTAGCAGGTATATGAATGCTCATCTTTGTTTTTTGCATAAATTTGGAACTGTTAACAGTTGGGATGCAAAACTCTTAAGTATCACAGATTTCTTTAgcttcttcattgcttcagGAGGAATATGTGAATCCAGAAACAGAAAGGAGATAATGTATAGCttataaagaataaaatttaagaaaacacTGAGGACTACTCTAAACCCTGAACTTCAAAATTTAAATCTTTTGAAAATAACATAAACCAAGATGACCTAACAGTTTAtccaacttttcaagtttgaAAGTGGGCTTATACTGAGATTAGGTATTTTAGTTGGCTTATAACTATGATAAAACATGTTCTCCAAAGGTCTCAAAGATGCTAACTAACtgcacattaataaaaaaaagttagaaTTGAGGTGATATATAAGTGTTAACAATGGAATCTATATGTTCTTTATTTTTGCAAAGgtgtgtgtttgtttgttgCATGAGTGTATGTAATTGTGTATGTGTGATTTTGTTTTGGTTGGTTGCTAAATGTACTTTAGTTGTGATTTACAGTGATTGATGTGGACAGTGGAGTAGAACTCTGCAGTATTTGGGCATAGATGGGAGAAATACTGAATTCAAACCAATATTCATGAGGTAAACAATAATCTAATTAAACTGAATtcagtactttttaaaaatcattGCAACTTCAGCAATATCCAACAACACAGGAAGAACTTTCTCTTTCAAGATAAACATAATCTCAATAGTTTTTGCTGGGAATGATCTCCAACAATAACAAAAAGTTTCAAAGGCAGGAACCAATATTGAATCCAAATACTCGATCatgtaaatatattattataaaaagtttctaatatatatatatataaatatattatattgaaACCAGCAGTGTTGGAACCTAAATAACATTTAACCTATAAGCTATCACAAAAACAAAGATGAGCATTCATATACATGTTAAAATTAGGCTTCAAAGTTGGCCTTTAATAGATCTTTTAACATCTTTTAAAACACATATCTCATGTTAACTGATTACTACTATAAACTCCTGAAATATCAGCTACTCAATTAAACTATGATGATATAGCTCAAAAAATTATAACCAACCAATTATTGTATCATTTTTAGTTCAAAAAGTAGCTTTTATCTCCCTGGTATTGTATCAATTTTTAGTTCTAAAAGTAGCTTTTTTTCTCTGTAAACAAAAATCTTGGAGTTCAGTAATTGTAATTTCCCAACTATTTAAGACATACATAGTTTATCAATAAGTGTACAAAAATTTTATGAAATCTATAGTTGTGCAGTCAGTTCTGATCTTGCTATGTGCTATACTTGATAATCTACTTAGGATTAAATAATCTCTGCAGCCATACTATTTATAAAGTTCTTAAACtacaatttttttgtttaaaatttagGTCATACCAATTTCAAAAGCATATATAAActtctttattaaaatatagaAAATCTAGAAAAATGTATAACTCAACAAAAACTTCACACATTTCTGTTGTAGAATGCATAGTGAGTCAAGATTTGTGACTTGGGAAAGACCTTCTCCCTTAAGTATGTAACATATTTTCTGGCATGAATTTTTTGGAAAGGATGCTTGAATCCATGAGCCCTATAAAACAAAACAGAGTCACATTGAAATCTCTTTTAGGTTATCTTGTTTACTATAGAACATATTATTGTTTATAAAACCCGAACACATCCCACTATGATGATAGAGTTTGCACATCTAGGATTAAGATCACCAACCAAAGTCATGAAAGGTGCCATTACTTCTGTTTGTGCCTCAGGCATGAAAATAAACATTATACAGCCAGTCATTTATTTAAACAAAATGCATTGTACTAATGAAGTTATGTTTTGTGTACAGGGAATGATATCAATTTATAAAAAGCATTGTAGCATATGAAGGAGccaaaataggaacaaaaatACGATAGAAATGGAAGCAACACAGATTAAAGGTATGAACTTTTTCTGAAATGCATCAAGAACAGTAAgtgaaaaaaaatctaatttacATTCTATTTGCAGGAGATGATCTAAAAGAAAACACATCATGAAGGAGCCATGACAGGAAGAAAACTAAGATAACAGTGGAGGCTATGGCAGATTAAAGGTATATAAACATGTTAGTATATTACACCCTATATGAGATACAGATCAACCTCCTGCAAATATCATTTAAAGGAGGTAAATGGCTATATATAGGAGCTAATgaacttttaaaaatagtaaaagaaagaaacacAAAAAGCTTTATATAGGAGCTAATGGACTTTGTTGACAGTAAATGGATAGCTCCTATAATACCCAATATGATTTTTCAACTGAAGCACACTCCAAACTATTGTCATTCTTGTCCTCTGGTAAACCTTGATACAATGAACACACCTGACTTTAATAGTTGAATTGGTTATTGTCTTGCTTAAATTATTAAAACATGCAACAAAGGGAGCCATTGCTTAAGAAGTTCACCtgtaaaatgacaaaaaacatCTCAGTTCAAAGATATTTCTCTTAAAACACATATTCTGACTATAGTCATTCCAATAACATCCATTTTGCAGGCATGAAATACATTAAAGAGGTATATATAAATCCATTTGAGTGACAGAAAGGGGAGACATCAGTGACACAAAGGAAGGCCAAGAAGATAAAATAAGAGGTAATGTCAATCCTAGAAGATTATCTGTGCTTACATTAGGAGCAGATAAGTGGCTGAAAAACTACACTACCACAAAcacattaataattaataataataatataataatgttACATTCCTCTGCAGGTAAGTTGCAACTTAGGGGTATAGACAAAGCCAATTCTTGAGAAAAGGGGAGACGTCAGTGACAGAGAAGGGAGGTCAAGAAGATTTTTTACAAATCTGGTAAGAATGTACATTACTGCAATCACAAtaaaaatcattctaatagtctATTGAGTTTATACAGAAACCAATAACTAAAAACTCCATTTATGTATAGAAAAAATGTTGCAACAAAGGATAAAGCAGAGGATATAGCAGTTTAACAAAAGTGAGACCAAGAAGATCTTCTGCCAAATGGTAAGAAAGTATATTACAGCAGTTAAAACAACTATAAAGGAAATACTTAGTCTACTGATTTTGTACAGCAAAACATGACTACAAACTCTACATAAGTGCAGAAACAATACAACAACGGGGAAGGCaacattgaaaaaaaaagaggccAAGAAGATCTTTCACCAAAAGTGTAAGAATATAGATTACAACAATCTAAACAATGCTAACAGAAACAGTTAGTACACTGATCTTGTACAgcaacaaataaatataaaatgtttaCATGTGCAGAAACAGGGCATGAAATGGAGAAACAACAGTCAAATGAAAAGGAGTCCAAGAAGATCTCTAAGTAAAAAGGTAAGACATTCAGAGCTTATAGTTTTAGACAATAGATTTGATAAgaatgaaagaaagaaagaactGCCAAATATCGAGCTAATCACTGTGATTGGAGTTGGATGTAAGTTCTTAAGAGAGTGAAGCTAACTAATTTGTAAAATGAGTGAATAAACGTATTTATAGAGGAGGAAACCAGTCTGCACTGCACACATGTACACAAAAACATATTCCAAAAAAAGAATGATTAGGTGAACCTTTCACATATCAAGGTtaaaatatatatcaaataatattttagaaAGTATTAAATAAGTATGAACACAATAAATGAGTGTTAAGAATGCATCAGGaatattaggttttaaattAGCCGAATTAATATTAAGGAATAGAAATGAGTGGCAGCCTCACCTTGGAAAACGAATAAAACAGTAAAAGCTATTAATTGAATGGCCCATTTACTTTCGCCAATAAATGACCTTGCTGATTGATATTTCTCTATTTAAACTAATCCAATTTTACATGAATACAAAAGGGATTCATCATAAACCTAAAAAGCAGCCGCCAGCCACCATCACCAAGAGTTTTTGGAGAGATACAAAAGTTTCACATAGTCTGTTACCTACACAGAGACTACAAAAGTTCTGAGAAGAGATTCTTCCATAACAAACTCTTCAAATCTATAAAGATTAGAAGAAATCCAGAACGGGCATATTAAAAGGTaacaaatttcataaataatatTAGTTTATATCAAGTCCAATAAGTATCTTAATACCCTT
It includes:
- the LOC121790980 gene encoding methionyl-tRNA formyltransferase-like isoform X2, with protein sequence MLSSSVMLRRFYCLGTAASSPATSSHKKRLVYLGSPQVSASGLDALFTASSAPDSSFEITAIVTQPPSARDRGRKVMPSPVAQHALDRGFPSDLIFTPIKAGEESFLSSFKALEPELCITAAYGNILPTKFLNIPSMGTVNVHPSLLPLYRGAAPVQRALQDGVRETGVSLAYTVRQLDAGPVIAFEKMEIDDKIKAPELLEFLFSQGSKLLISELPSILDGSAKTKATPQDESKATLAPKITQEESYLSFDQKATVLHNKVRAFSGWPGTRAKVLVIDPKNDKPNTIDLKIITTRVHDNNEIRNGEKDDIIFVKGSLIFPCGDGTALEVLEVQLPGKKVVNAAAFWNGLRGQKLKKL
- the LOC121790980 gene encoding methionyl-tRNA formyltransferase-like isoform X1; this translates as MLSSSVMLRRFYCLGTAASSPATSSHKKRLVYLGSPQVSASGLDALFTASSAPDSSFEITAIVTQPPSARDRGRKVMPSPVAQHALDRGFPSDLIFTPIKAGEESFLSSFKALEPELCITAAYGNILPTKFLNIPSMGTVNVHPSLLPLYRGAAPVQRALQDGVRETGVSLAYTVRQLDAGPVIAFEKMEIDDKIKVCRACPLKYLTKRTVYPFNLLSYKLSEIFLQAPELLEFLFSQGSKLLISELPSILDGSAKTKATPQDESKATLAPKITQEESYLSFDQKATVLHNKVRAFSGWPGTRAKVLVIDPKNDKPNTIDLKIITTRVHDNNEIRNGEKDDIIFVKGSLIFPCGDGTALEVLEVQLPGKKVVNAAAFWNGLRGQKLKKL